A single region of the Penaeus chinensis breed Huanghai No. 1 chromosome 41, ASM1920278v2, whole genome shotgun sequence genome encodes:
- the LOC125047471 gene encoding ribonuclease Oy-like: MKFLLYLALVRSLLVHGRASWGNVDWDVIIFTQQWPITSCINHLAHNPKASCNLFPNMTSWTVHGIWPTKLGTIGPNYCNKSWDFQESEILNIEPYLIKYWGNIFGEDSRTSLWSHEWKKHGTCAAQLPSLNSEKKYFEKGLEWVTQYDYVAVLGQHKIYPDDVQTYTREAIFAAVKDMFGVDPSIDCIYNKKTKQHELSQIKLCFDRSLHLVDCDGIIGANEEKVLGNCPFKGITYPASVR, from the exons AGCATCTTGGGGCAACGTTGACTGGGACGTGATCATCTTCACCCAGCAGTGGCCCATCACCAGCTGCATCAACCACCTGGCCCACAACCCTAAAGCCTCCTGTAACCTGTTTCCAAACATGACATCGTGGACTGTCCATGGTATATG GCCCACTAAATTAGGCACAATTGGCCCAAATTACTGCAACAAGTCATGGGATTTCCAGGAGTCCGAAATCCTCAACATTGAACCTTACTTGATAAAGTATTGGGGCAACATTTTTGGAGAGGACTCACGCACTTCCCTCTGGAGCCATGAGTGGAAGAAGCATGGGACCTGCGCTGCTCAGCTGCCGTCACTTAACTCTGAAAAGAAGTATTTTGAAAAAG GCCTGGAATGGGTGACACAGTATGACTACGTAGCTGTATTGGGGCAGCACAAAATTTATCCTGATGATGTCCAGACGTACACAAGAGAGGCCATATTTGCAGCTGTTAAGGACATGTTTGGTGTGGATCCTTCCATTGACTGCATCTACAATAAG AAAACCAAACAGCATGAATTATCCCAGATCAAGTTGTGTTTCGACCGCTCACTGCATTTGGTGGATTGCGATGGCATCATTGGTGCAAATGAAGAGAAAGTCCTTGGAAATTGTCCCTTTAAAGGGATTACGTACCCGGCATCAGTGAGGTGA